Proteins from one Mycobacterium sp. SMC-2 genomic window:
- a CDS encoding Rv3717 family N-acetylmuramoyl-L-alanine amidase, translating into MRFAPVLLGAGGLITAPRAAAGLAGSAVFLDPGHNAVNDASISQQVRNGRGGTKACQASGAATDGGYPEHAFTWAVVGLINESLNQMGVRTQLSRGDDNSVGPCVDERAAAANAMRPDAIVSVHADGGPASGSGFHVNYSSPPLNAVQAGPAVQLATMMRDALSQAGFRPANYIGSGGLYGRADLAGLNLAQYPAILVELGNMKNAEDAARMQRADGRAKYAAAVTQGIVAYLNAKSN; encoded by the coding sequence CTGAGGTTCGCGCCGGTGCTGCTCGGTGCCGGGGGCCTCATCACCGCTCCGCGCGCGGCGGCAGGCCTCGCCGGGTCGGCCGTCTTCCTGGACCCGGGCCACAACGCCGTCAACGACGCGTCGATCAGCCAGCAGGTCCGCAACGGTCGCGGCGGGACCAAGGCGTGCCAAGCGTCGGGCGCCGCCACCGACGGGGGCTATCCCGAGCACGCGTTCACCTGGGCGGTCGTGGGGCTGATCAACGAATCGCTCAACCAGATGGGCGTCCGCACCCAGCTATCGCGAGGCGACGACAACTCCGTCGGCCCCTGCGTGGATGAGCGCGCGGCGGCGGCCAACGCGATGCGTCCCGACGCGATCGTGAGTGTCCACGCCGACGGCGGACCCGCGTCCGGCAGCGGCTTTCACGTGAACTACTCGAGCCCGCCGTTGAACGCCGTGCAGGCCGGCCCCGCCGTGCAGCTGGCCACCATGATGCGGGACGCGTTGTCGCAGGCGGGTTTTCGGCCGGCCAACTACATCGGGTCGGGCGGCCTGTACGGCCGCGCCGACCTCGCGGGGCTGAACCTGGCCCAATACCCGGCGATCCTGGTCGAACTCGGCAACATGAAAAACGCCGAGGATGCCGCGCGGATGCAACGCGCCGACGGGCGGGCGAAGTATGCCGCCGCGGTCACCCAGGGGATTGTCGCCTACCTGAACGCCAAATCGAACTAG
- a CDS encoding enoyl-CoA hydratase-related protein yields the protein MTPTFGWDEKIAILNLGEDENRFSPGFLDAIDERLDEIQQAGAEGLVTTGGNKFYTNGLDLDWLGAHSDQMQSYVARVQALLARVLTFPMPTAAAITGHAFGAGAMLAMAHDVRVMRADRGFFCFPEVDIRIPFSDGMAALIQAKLTPRAAVASMTTGRRFGGEEAAEFGIVDATAAEGEVTAAATELLRPLGGKDPGTLGAIKQTMFRAAARALTDV from the coding sequence ATGACACCGACATTCGGCTGGGACGAAAAGATCGCGATTCTGAACCTCGGCGAGGACGAGAATCGTTTCTCCCCAGGGTTTCTCGACGCGATCGACGAGCGGCTCGACGAAATTCAGCAGGCCGGCGCCGAGGGCCTCGTCACCACCGGGGGCAACAAGTTCTACACCAACGGACTGGATCTGGACTGGCTGGGCGCCCACTCCGACCAAATGCAGTCCTACGTCGCGCGGGTGCAGGCCCTGCTGGCTCGCGTCCTCACCTTCCCCATGCCGACCGCCGCCGCGATAACCGGACACGCCTTCGGCGCCGGCGCCATGCTCGCGATGGCCCACGACGTGCGGGTGATGCGCGCCGACCGAGGATTCTTCTGCTTCCCCGAGGTCGACATCCGCATTCCGTTCAGCGACGGCATGGCCGCCCTGATCCAGGCCAAGCTCACGCCCCGCGCCGCGGTGGCCTCCATGACGACCGGGCGGCGGTTCGGTGGGGAAGAGGCCGCCGAATTCGGCATCGTCGACGCGACCGCCGCCGAGGGCGAGGTGACCGCGGCCGCGACCGAGCTGCTGCGCCCGCTGGGCGGCAAGGATCCCGGCACGCTCGGCGCGATCAAGCAGACCATGTTCCGCGCCGCGGCCCGGGCGTTGACCGACGTCTGA
- a CDS encoding TetR/AcrR family transcriptional regulator, whose amino-acid sequence MPRPRVHDQDRILDAVERLAVQSGPASVTIRAVSDATGVSNGALYHTFGSRAGLVGRAWLRAGHRFLGAQGDLIDSAPEGDGIAAVVAAAEAPAVFAATHPESSQLLLTVRREELLGPDTPPDVATQLRDLDRLLVEAMIRLARRLWDRKDAAAVDVITACIVDLPTAILLRHNRIDDPDARARLRAAVKAVLDAGAPRRKTRERATT is encoded by the coding sequence ATGCCGCGCCCCCGCGTTCACGACCAGGATCGGATCCTGGATGCCGTCGAACGGCTGGCGGTGCAGTCCGGGCCGGCATCGGTCACGATAAGAGCCGTCAGCGACGCGACCGGTGTATCCAACGGCGCGCTGTACCACACCTTCGGTTCGCGGGCGGGACTCGTCGGGCGCGCCTGGCTGCGGGCCGGACACCGATTCCTCGGCGCGCAGGGCGATTTGATCGACTCCGCCCCCGAGGGCGACGGCATTGCGGCCGTGGTGGCGGCGGCCGAGGCGCCGGCCGTCTTCGCCGCAACCCACCCGGAGTCGTCGCAGCTACTGCTGACGGTGCGCCGCGAGGAGTTGCTGGGTCCCGATACGCCGCCGGACGTCGCGACGCAGCTGCGCGACCTGGACCGGCTGCTGGTGGAGGCGATGATTCGGCTGGCCCGCCGACTGTGGGACCGCAAGGACGCGGCGGCCGTCGACGTCATCACGGCCTGCATCGTCGACCTACCGACCGCGATCCTGTTGCGCCACAACCGGATCGACGACCCGGACGCGCGGGCGCGGCTGCGCGCGGCGGTCAAAGCTGTGCTCGACGCCGGGGCGCCCCGACGCAAAACCAGAGAAAGGGCCACCACATGA